In Candidatus Nitronauta litoralis, one DNA window encodes the following:
- a CDS encoding DNA-directed RNA polymerase subunit omega, producing MQEILELEKKALDVVKSRYLLCILVSQRIHQLEKGAQPVIEGDDIEIDSPKRYYQLALREIYEGNMDLEQISN from the coding sequence ATGCAGGAAATTCTTGAACTGGAAAAGAAAGCACTGGACGTCGTCAAAAGCCGTTACCTCCTTTGTATTCTGGTATCCCAGAGGATTCACCAATTGGAAAAGGGTGCCCAGCCTGTCATTGAAGGTGACGATATTGAAATAGATTCTCCTAAACGGTATTACCAGTTGGCCCTCCGGGAAATATATGAGGGGAATATGGATTTGGAACAAATCAGCAATTAA